Proteins encoded within one genomic window of Setaria italica strain Yugu1 chromosome IV, Setaria_italica_v2.0, whole genome shotgun sequence:
- the LOC101759310 gene encoding sucrose synthase 1, which yields MASKLTRLHSLRERLGATFSSHPNELIALFSRYVNQGKGMLQRHQLLAEFDALFDSDKEKYAPFEDILRAAQEAIVLPPWVALAIRPRPGVWDYIRVNVSELAVEELSVSEYLAFKEQLVDGQNTSNFVLELDFEPFNASFPRPSMSKSIGNGVQFLNRHLSSKLFQDKESLYPLLNFLKAHNYKGTTMMLNDRIQSLRGLQSSLRKAEEYLLSIPQDTPYSEFNHRFQELGLEKGWGDTAKRVLDTLHLLLDLLEAPDPANLEKFLGTIPMMFNVVILSPHGYFAQSNVLGYPDTGGQVVYILDQVRALEDEMLLRIKQQGLDITPKILIVTRLLPDAVGTTCGQRLEKVIGTEHTDIIRVPFRNENGILRKWISRFDVWPYLETYTEDVASEIMKEMQAKPDLIIGNYSDGNLVATLLAHKLGVTQCTIAHALEKTKYPNSDIYLDKFDSQYHFSCQFTADLIAMNHTDFIITSTFQEIAGSKDTVGQYESHIAFTLPGLYRVVHGIDVFDPKFNIVSPGADMSVYYPYTETDKRLTAFHPEIEELIYSDVENSEHKFVLKDKNKPIIFSMARLDRVKNMTGLVEMYGKNARLRELANLVIVAGDHGKESKDREEQAEFKRMYSLIDQYNLKGHIRWISAQMNRVRNAELYRYICDTKGAFVQPAFYEAFGLTVIESMTCGLPTIATCHGGPAEIIVDGVSGLHIDPYHSDKAADILVNFFDKCKADPSYWDKISQGGLQRIYEKYTWKLYSERLMTLTGVYGFWKYVSNLERRETRRYLEMFYALKYRSLASAVPLSFD from the exons GAAGCGATTGTGCTTCCCCCCTGGGTTGCACTTGCTATCAGGCCAAGGCCTGGTGTCTGGGACTACATCCGGGTGAATGTAAGTGAGTTAGCTGTGGAGGAGCTGAGTGTTTCTGAGTACTTGGCATTCAAGGAACAGCTGGTGGATGGACA AAACACCAGCAACTTTGTGCTTGAGCTTGATTTTGAGCCCTTCAATGCCTCGTTTCCTCGTCCTTCCATGTCAAAGTCCATTGGAAATGGAGTACAGTTCCTTAACAGACACCTGTCTTCCAAGTTGTTTCAGGACAAGGAGAGCCTGTACCCCCTGCTGAACTTTCTCAAAGCCCACAACTACAAGGGCACG ACAATGATGTTGAATGACAGAATTCAGAGTCTTCGCGGGCTCCAATCATCCCTCAGAAAGGCAGAGGAGTACCTACTGAGCATTCCTCAAGACACACCCTACTCAGAGTTCAACCACAG GTTCCAAGAGCTTGGCTTGGAGAAGGGTTGGGGTGACACTGCAAAGCGTGTACTTGACACACTCCACTTGCTTCTTGACCTTCTTGAGGCCCCTGATCCTGCCAACTTGGAGAAGTTCCTTGGAACTATACCGATGATGTTTAATGTTGTTATCCTGTCTCCACATGGCTACTTTGCCCAATCCAATGTGCTTGGATACCCTGATACTGGTGGTCAG GTTGTGTACATTTTGGACCAAGTCCGTGCtttggaagatgagatgcttcTCAGGATCAAGCAGCAAGGCCTTGACATCACCCCTAAGATCCTCATT GTTACCAGGCTGTTGCCTGATGCTGTTGGTACTACTTGTGGCCAGCGGCTAGAGAAGGTCATTGGAACTGAGCACACAGACATTATTCGTGTTCCATTCAGAAATGAGAATGGTATTCTCCGCAAGTGGATCTCTCGTTTTGATGTCTGGCCATACCTGGAGACATACACTGAG GATGTTGCCAGTGAAATCATGAAAGAAATGCAGGCCAAGCCTGACCTTATTATTGGCAACTACAGTGATGGCAACCTAGTTGCCACTCTGCTTGCGCACAAGCTGGGAGTTACTCAG TGTACCATTGCCCATGCCTTGGAGAAAACCAAATATCCAAACTCAGACATATACTTGGACAAATTCGACAGTCAGTATCACTTCTCATGCCAGTTCACAGCTGACCTTATTGCTATGAATCAcaccgatttcatcatcaccaGTACATTCCAAGAAATTGCGGGAAG CAAGGACACTGTTGGGCAATATGAGTCCCACATTGCATTTACCCTCCCTGGGCTCTACCGTGTTGTCCATGGCATTGATGTTTTTGATCCCAAGTTCAACATCGTCTCTCCAGGAGCAGACATGAGTGTTTACTACCCATACACTGAAACTGACAAGAGACTCACTGCCTTCCACCCTGAGATTGAGGAGCTCATTTACAGCGATGTTGAGAACTCTGAGCACAA GTTTGTCTTGAAGGACAAGAACAAGCCGATCATTTTCTCAATGGCTCGTCTTGACCGTGTGAAGAACATGACAGGCTTGGTTGAGATGTATGGTAAGAATGCACGCCTGAGGGAATTGGCAAACCTTGTGATTGTTGCTGGTGACCATGGCAAGGAGTCTAAGGACAGGGAGGAGCAGGCAGAGTTCAAGAGGATGTACAGTCTCATTGATCAGTACAACTTGAAGGGCCATATCCGGTGGATCTCAGCTCAGATGAACCGTGTCCGCAATGCGGAGTTGTACCGCTACATTTGTGACACGAAGGGAGCATTTGTTCAG CCTGCATTCTATGAAGCGTTTGGCTTGACTGTTATTGAGTCCATGACATGTGGTTTGCCAACAATTGCTACCTGCCATGGTGGCCCTGCTGAAATCATTGTGGACGGGGTGTCTGGTTTGCACATTGATCCTTACCACAGTGACAAGGCTGCAGATATCTTGGTCAACTTCTTTGACAAGTGCAAGGCGGATCCAAGCTACTGGGACAAGATTTCACAGGGAGGCCTGCAGAGAATTTACGAGAA GTACACCTGGAAGCTGTACTCTGAGAGGCTGATGACCCTGACTGGTGTGTACGGATTCTGGAAGTATGTGAGCAACCTGGAGAGGCGCGAGACTCGCCGCTACCTTGAAATGTTCTACGCTCTGAAATACCGTAGCCTG GCAAGCGCTGTTCCATTGTCCTTCGATTAG